ATTGGTGAACGTACTGCCGAATGGCGATACTTTGAAGAAGAGTTTGATGCTCTTTATGTCGGAAATGGAGTAAATGTTAGTGCCCGGGGATTGGGCAACGATTCTGCCTCGACCCAAATTTTTGCCTATCCGGGAGACCATAAAAATGTCCACACAGAAATTTCGGGTAATACTCTTTGGATAGACTCTGAAGAAGGGGTTTTTCCAAATATGGGTCGACGCCTGAGTTTGTATCCCATTAACTTGCTCAGGTTCAATTGTTTTGGCAATTCGGATGTGAGTTTGGTCGATATGAACTTTTCGAATTTGAGCTTCAGTATTGGCGGCTCCGGGTTGGTGAGTATTTCGGGAGAAGCGAACTCCATTGAAGGCGTGTACTCAGGCGAGAATTTAGTGAACTTGTCTGGAATCGGAAGTGTCCTCTCGGTTAACCATCAAGGCGAGGGAGATTTTTATGCACGGTACTATCAAGTTGAAAGCTGTAAGGTAGAGATC
This portion of the Flavobacteriales bacterium genome encodes:
- a CDS encoding DUF2807 domain-containing protein, yielding MRYPGFISLLFILLVGCAKSEEPIGERTAEWRYFEEEFDALYVGNGVNVSARGLGNDSASTQIFAYPGDHKNVHTEISGNTLWIDSEEGVFPNMGRRLSLYPINLLRFNCFGNSDVSLVDMNFSNLSFSIGGSGLVSISGEANSIEGVYSGENLVNLSGIGSVLSVNHQGEGDFYARYYQVESCKVEINGPGDAYVNVLTNMTVIFNGTGNVYYTGPVTQIVAIYNGSGELIRLPD